Proteins encoded together in one Fimbriiglobus ruber window:
- a CDS encoding DUF1501 domain-containing protein encodes MFTFWGQKQPFCDGINRRNFLSVGAFGAGLTLADVLRAKASGPDAAVPAAPIPTSAPKAAIMVYLPGGPSHIDMYDPKPDAPAEFRGEFGTIPTSLPGVRFSEYMPLQARMMDKFAVVRSLVANDEHSDSYVMTGYTEQVNRAAAQGQHPSFGAVMSKLRAGTGDIPPFVSLRGMSMGTEPGFLGVGHRPFTPDGPGRDNLRLANGVSAPRLDERKDLLAKFDTARREADATGSMKGMDAFAQRAFDMIASGTVRKALDLKQEDPRTRDRYKNVEQFLTARRLVESGVGCVTLSYGGWDTHSGNFKTLRKQLPELDRGIANLVQDLDDRGMLNDVVVVVWGEFGRTPKINMTDAGRDHWSPVMSALVAGGGLKMGQVIGSSSARGEYPKDRPYKVPHLLATLYRAMGIDPGMTFPNGSGRPMYVLDERAMVNELV; translated from the coding sequence ATGTTCACGTTCTGGGGCCAAAAACAGCCGTTCTGTGACGGCATCAACCGTCGTAACTTCCTCTCTGTAGGCGCGTTCGGCGCCGGTCTGACCCTCGCCGACGTGTTGCGGGCCAAGGCGTCCGGCCCGGATGCGGCCGTCCCGGCCGCCCCGATCCCGACCTCCGCGCCTAAAGCGGCGATCATGGTCTACCTGCCCGGCGGGCCGTCGCACATCGACATGTACGACCCCAAGCCGGACGCCCCGGCCGAGTTCCGCGGCGAGTTCGGCACGATCCCGACCAGCCTCCCCGGCGTCCGGTTCAGCGAATACATGCCGCTCCAGGCGCGGATGATGGACAAGTTCGCGGTCGTCCGGTCGCTGGTGGCGAACGACGAACACAGCGACTCCTACGTGATGACCGGGTACACCGAGCAGGTGAACCGGGCCGCGGCCCAGGGCCAGCACCCGTCGTTCGGGGCGGTCATGTCCAAGCTGCGGGCCGGGACGGGCGACATCCCGCCGTTCGTCAGCCTCCGCGGCATGAGCATGGGCACTGAGCCGGGCTTCCTCGGCGTCGGCCACCGGCCGTTCACCCCGGACGGCCCGGGCCGCGACAACCTGCGCCTGGCGAACGGCGTGTCCGCCCCGCGGCTGGACGAGCGCAAGGATCTCCTCGCCAAGTTCGACACCGCCCGCCGGGAAGCCGACGCAACCGGCAGCATGAAGGGGATGGACGCGTTCGCCCAGCGGGCGTTCGACATGATCGCGTCCGGGACGGTCCGCAAGGCTCTCGACCTCAAGCAGGAAGACCCGCGGACGCGCGACCGCTACAAGAACGTCGAGCAGTTCCTGACCGCCCGCCGACTGGTCGAGTCCGGCGTCGGCTGCGTGACCCTGAGCTACGGCGGGTGGGACACGCACAGCGGCAACTTCAAGACGCTCCGCAAGCAGTTGCCGGAACTCGACCGCGGCATCGCGAATCTGGTGCAGGATCTGGACGACCGCGGCATGCTGAACGACGTGGTGGTGGTCGTGTGGGGCGAGTTCGGCCGCACCCCGAAGATCAACATGACCGACGCCGGCCGCGACCACTGGTCGCCGGTGATGAGCGCGCTGGTCGCCGGCGGCGGGCTGAAGATGGGCCAGGTGATCGGCTCGTCGAGCGCTCGCGGCGAATACCCGAAGGACCGCCCGTACAAGGTTCCGCACCTGCTCGCGACGCTTTACCGGGCGATGGGCATCGACCCCGGCATGACCTTCCCGAACGGCTCCGGCCGGCCGATGTATGTCCTCGACGAACGGGCGATGGTCAACGAACTGGTGTGA
- a CDS encoding caspase family protein — protein sequence MRTRFLCALFCVILAVQTAPAAGKRYAVCIGVNQYTSDKLDALGQAVADATALAGVLRDAGYEVALLTPAATRTDPTAAPTSANIAARLAALCADKNPSDTVVVAFIGHGVRFPNDPDYYLCPKDGQLAPDQKRTLISLADIYARLGRCGAGGKVLLCDGCRTDPTPGQIRVPNDVLEAAPPPGVFALFACAPKERGYEHAALGHGVFTHHLLAELNPPARDANADIDFAALATHVCREAPATAARWLGPGARQTPTARVGSGLSPVLLTPADTRLLADRAEVREIWARGGKTDEYVERVAVQRIGEWKEAAERGSAIASFLFANCLRTGHGTGQNVKAAVEWYRKAVAQGKTAAMAYVANGYPDNAEVGQSANAVSAWNNQAADLWDGSAILGAEKVQACTIVVKADEKLKTMWHNQNVITGTPQTISRLDDYWAIMGRETGMESRVLMVNDASALIHPAVTATLEAGKVPTGTVVVKADGKLKAVWHNQNIVPGTPQTISGLEGYWTGTGFGTSTEATVLMVNDAFELIHPTVTATVVFHSEGERETGGEANEAPDWYRKTVTSHESLAMSLLENGCSQSPVVKPHAKAAWYRKATDLNHPQTMRELGTRYAKGLGVKQDAQAAVAWYGKAAAANNSEAMKELAACYMTGFGVQPDAKMAAAWYRKAADLNNPGAMTELGICYGNGTGVKQDDKEAAAWFRKASALNEPRAMGKLGICYTLGLGVGRDQKEALNWFRKAAALNDPQGMIRLGYGLFKGIGVTQDTAEAVALFRKANAINETLALKELRACYLLPVTRGASEKMAELRQAADRNDPRAMTDLGICYRDGVGVRKDPERAAMWFHKAATLNEPKAACSLGCCYETGFGVEQNAEKAVEWYLKAAARDNGRAMVYLWNCYMNGVGVKPDYSQALVWLHKAIALNEPTALYEMGREYGCGFVVEKNKKEALEWYRKAAALNEPQAIIELGNCYEEGIGANEDEKEAVAWYRKGAALNDPKAMYYLGRCYEFGVGVTPDLTEAIAWYWLAKAGGNDIAAVALKRLKED from the coding sequence ATGCGGACCCGTTTTCTTTGCGCCCTTTTCTGCGTCATCCTCGCGGTTCAAACCGCGCCCGCCGCCGGCAAGCGGTACGCGGTCTGTATCGGGGTGAACCAGTACACGTCTGACAAACTCGACGCCCTCGGGCAAGCAGTCGCGGACGCGACCGCCTTGGCGGGCGTCCTGCGGGACGCCGGGTACGAGGTCGCCCTACTCACCCCGGCAGCCACCCGGACTGACCCGACCGCGGCACCGACATCCGCAAATATCGCTGCCCGGCTCGCCGCCCTGTGCGCGGACAAGAACCCGAGCGACACCGTCGTAGTCGCGTTCATCGGGCACGGGGTCCGGTTCCCCAACGATCCCGACTACTACCTGTGCCCGAAGGACGGCCAGTTAGCCCCTGACCAGAAGCGCACGCTGATCTCCCTGGCCGACATCTACGCCCGACTCGGCCGGTGTGGGGCCGGGGGCAAGGTGCTGCTGTGCGACGGGTGCCGGACCGACCCGACTCCGGGCCAAATCCGCGTACCGAATGACGTGTTGGAAGCGGCTCCGCCACCCGGTGTGTTCGCCCTGTTCGCGTGCGCCCCCAAGGAACGAGGGTACGAACATGCGGCGCTGGGCCACGGAGTGTTCACCCACCACCTGCTCGCCGAACTGAACCCGCCGGCCCGGGACGCGAACGCGGACATCGACTTCGCGGCACTCGCGACGCACGTCTGCCGCGAAGCACCGGCGACGGCCGCCCGGTGGCTGGGGCCGGGGGCGAGACAGACGCCGACCGCCCGGGTGGGCAGCGGGCTGTCGCCGGTCCTGCTCACACCCGCCGACACGCGGTTGTTAGCCGACCGGGCCGAGGTTCGCGAGATCTGGGCGCGGGGCGGTAAGACTGACGAGTACGTCGAGCGCGTGGCAGTCCAGCGTATCGGCGAATGGAAGGAGGCAGCCGAACGGGGGTCTGCGATCGCGTCGTTCCTGTTCGCGAACTGCCTCAGAACGGGGCACGGGACCGGGCAGAACGTCAAGGCGGCGGTCGAATGGTATCGCAAAGCTGTTGCGCAAGGGAAAACGGCAGCGATGGCCTATGTTGCAAACGGCTATCCGGACAACGCCGAGGTGGGTCAGAGCGCAAACGCGGTGTCGGCCTGGAATAATCAGGCGGCAGACCTTTGGGACGGGTCGGCGATACTCGGGGCGGAAAAAGTTCAGGCATGTACCATTGTCGTGAAAGCGGACGAGAAATTAAAGACCATGTGGCACAACCAGAATGTTATTACCGGAACCCCGCAGACTATTTCTAGATTGGATGACTATTGGGCCATCATGGGGCGCGAGACTGGTATGGAATCAAGGGTGTTGATGGTCAACGATGCATCCGCGCTAATTCATCCGGCGGTGACGGCAACGCTCGAAGCGGGAAAAGTTCCGACAGGCACCGTTGTCGTGAAAGCGGACGGGAAGTTAAAGGCCGTGTGGCACAACCAGAATATTGTCCCCGGAACCCCGCAGACTATTTCTGGTTTGGAAGGCTATTGGACCGGCACGGGATTCGGGACTAGCACGGAAGCAACGGTGTTGATGGTCAACGATGCATTCGAGCTGATTCATCCGACGGTGACGGCAACTGTGGTATTTCATTCCGAGGGCGAGAGGGAGACGGGTGGTGAGGCAAACGAGGCGCCGGACTGGTATCGCAAAACTGTCACCTCCCATGAATCTCTGGCAATGAGCCTACTGGAAAATGGCTGCTCTCAAAGCCCGGTCGTTAAGCCACACGCGAAAGCAGCGTGGTACCGCAAGGCGACTGACTTGAATCACCCGCAAACCATGAGGGAATTAGGAACGCGCTACGCGAAAGGCTTAGGTGTGAAGCAGGACGCGCAGGCAGCCGTAGCGTGGTACGGCAAGGCGGCCGCCGCGAATAACTCGGAGGCCATGAAGGAATTGGCGGCTTGCTACATGACGGGGTTCGGAGTGCAACCCGACGCGAAAATGGCCGCGGCATGGTATCGCAAGGCGGCCGATCTGAATAATCCGGGAGCCATGACCGAGTTGGGAATCTGTTACGGGAACGGCACCGGGGTGAAACAGGACGACAAGGAGGCCGCGGCATGGTTCCGCAAAGCGAGCGCCCTGAATGAGCCGAGGGCGATGGGTAAACTGGGTATCTGCTACACTCTCGGGCTCGGGGTCGGGCGGGATCAAAAAGAAGCGCTCAACTGGTTTCGCAAGGCAGCCGCACTCAATGACCCGCAGGGGATGATTCGTCTGGGGTACGGCCTTTTCAAAGGGATCGGTGTGACGCAAGACACCGCGGAAGCGGTCGCCCTGTTCCGCAAAGCCAATGCAATCAATGAAACGCTGGCTTTAAAAGAGTTGCGGGCCTGTTACCTACTGCCCGTCACTCGGGGCGCATCCGAAAAGATGGCCGAACTTCGCCAGGCAGCCGACCGGAACGATCCGCGTGCCATGACCGATCTGGGGATCTGTTACAGGGATGGGGTCGGAGTACGAAAAGACCCGGAACGGGCGGCGATGTGGTTCCACAAGGCAGCCACACTCAACGAACCGAAGGCGGCGTGCAGTCTGGGATGCTGTTACGAAACAGGTTTTGGGGTCGAGCAGAACGCGGAAAAAGCAGTCGAATGGTATCTCAAAGCCGCCGCGCGGGACAACGGGCGAGCGATGGTCTACCTGTGGAACTGCTATATGAACGGTGTCGGGGTAAAGCCGGATTATTCGCAGGCGTTGGTGTGGTTGCACAAGGCGATCGCACTCAACGAGCCAACGGCGCTTTACGAGATGGGAAGAGAATACGGGTGTGGTTTCGTTGTGGAGAAGAATAAGAAGGAAGCGTTGGAGTGGTATCGCAAGGCTGCGGCGTTGAATGAGCCCCAGGCGATCATTGAGTTGGGGAACTGTTATGAGGAAGGGATCGGTGCAAACGAGGACGAGAAAGAAGCAGTGGCGTGGTACCGCAAAGGGGCCGCGTTAAACGACCCAAAAGCCATGTATTACCTGGGCCGGTGCTACGAGTTTGGCGTCGGCGTCACCCCCGACCTCACGGAAGCGATCGCCTGGTATTGGCTCGCGAAGGCCGGTGGGAACGACATCGCCGCCGTGGCGCTCAAGCGGCTCAAGGAAGATTGA
- a CDS encoding caspase family protein, whose protein sequence is MRTRLLFAVLIAVTVAPDAPAAGKRYAVCIGVNQYASDKLDTLGCAVADATVLADVLRDAGYEVALLTPAAARTAPAAAPTWANIAARLDALCAGKEPGDTVVLAFIGHGARFRDDPDYYLCPKDAQPVPDRKQTLVSVADIYTQLGRCKAGSKVFLCDGCRTDPTPGRPQTPNDVLGTTPPPGVFALFACGVGERGYEHAALGHGVFTHHLLAELNPPARDANVDLNFTALATHVTREAPATAARWLGSGARQTPTTRVGSGPSPVLLTPADSRLLADRVEVRAIWARGGKSTEYVERVVTERIGEWKEAATRGSAIGMFLLAKCLETGRGIPQDAKAAVAWYRNAADHGDAGAMTSLAGCYVTGTGVIPDQKAMLEWLHKAADHGDADAMSNLGAAYLLGQGVATNHERGFAWVRKAAALGEPSGLYYLGLCYRNGLGVARDAEEAVACFRKAAELNDSMAMTNLGGCYQKGIGVPADAAKAVEWYRLAADLKDPVATCLVGCCYERGIGVEKDPKAAVAWYRKAADLGDVAAMGNLGLCYLDGEGVEKNAYEATSWLRKAVDLNDPEAMARLGDCYLHGTGVRYDDVTAIALYRKGVSMNDPGPCTAWAAATKTGWASRRA, encoded by the coding sequence ATGCGGACGCGACTCCTGTTCGCCGTGCTGATCGCTGTCACCGTCGCCCCGGACGCGCCCGCCGCGGGTAAGCGGTACGCGGTGTGTATCGGGGTCAACCAGTACGCATCCGACAAGCTGGACACTCTCGGGTGCGCGGTCGCGGACGCGACCGTCCTGGCCGATGTACTGCGGGACGCCGGGTACGAGGTCGCCCTGCTCACCCCGGCGGCCGCCCGGACCGCTCCGGCGGCCGCACCCACCTGGGCCAATATCGCTGCCCGGCTCGACGCCCTGTGCGCCGGCAAGGAACCGGGCGACACGGTCGTGTTGGCGTTCATCGGGCACGGAGCGAGGTTCCGCGACGATCCCGACTACTACCTTTGCCCGAAGGACGCTCAGCCTGTCCCTGACCGGAAGCAGACACTGGTCTCCGTGGCTGACATCTACACCCAACTCGGTAGGTGCAAGGCCGGCAGCAAGGTCTTTCTGTGCGACGGCTGCCGGACCGACCCAACTCCGGGGCGCCCCCAGACACCGAACGACGTACTCGGGACGACTCCGCCGCCCGGCGTGTTCGCCCTGTTCGCGTGTGGTGTCGGGGAGCGAGGGTACGAACATGCTGCGCTGGGCCACGGGGTTTTCACCCACCACCTGCTGGCGGAACTGAACCCGCCGGCGCGGGACGCGAACGTGGACCTTAACTTCACGGCGCTCGCAACGCACGTCACCCGAGAAGCACCGGCGACGGCCGCCCGATGGCTGGGCTCCGGGGCGCGGCAGACGCCGACCACCCGGGTGGGCAGTGGACCATCGCCGGTTCTGCTGACACCAGCCGATTCGCGGTTGTTGGCCGATCGGGTCGAGGTCCGCGCGATCTGGGCCCGGGGCGGGAAGAGTACCGAGTACGTTGAGCGGGTAGTCACCGAGCGGATCGGTGAATGGAAGGAAGCCGCCACACGGGGATCGGCGATCGGGATGTTCTTGCTCGCAAAGTGTCTGGAAACAGGGCGCGGAATACCGCAGGACGCAAAAGCGGCTGTGGCGTGGTACCGCAATGCCGCTGACCACGGGGACGCCGGCGCGATGACAAGTTTGGCGGGTTGTTACGTGACCGGTACGGGCGTCATACCTGACCAGAAAGCCATGCTTGAGTGGCTTCACAAAGCGGCCGACCACGGCGATGCGGACGCGATGAGCAACTTGGGAGCCGCTTACTTGCTCGGCCAGGGGGTCGCGACGAACCACGAACGCGGGTTCGCGTGGGTTCGCAAGGCGGCGGCCCTGGGCGAGCCGTCGGGCCTTTATTACCTGGGCCTTTGTTACCGGAACGGCCTCGGCGTCGCGCGCGATGCCGAAGAAGCGGTCGCATGCTTTCGCAAGGCGGCCGAGCTAAATGACTCGATGGCAATGACGAATCTGGGCGGCTGCTATCAGAAAGGGATCGGCGTCCCCGCGGACGCGGCAAAGGCGGTCGAGTGGTACCGCCTGGCCGCCGACCTGAAAGATCCCGTAGCGACGTGTCTTGTCGGGTGTTGTTACGAACGAGGGATCGGGGTCGAGAAAGATCCGAAGGCGGCGGTGGCGTGGTATCGTAAAGCGGCCGACCTCGGGGACGTGGCCGCGATGGGCAACCTGGGTCTTTGTTATTTGGACGGAGAAGGTGTCGAGAAAAATGCCTACGAGGCGACATCGTGGCTCCGCAAGGCGGTCGACCTGAACGACCCGGAAGCGATGGCGCGCCTGGGAGACTGTTATTTACACGGCACCGGGGTGAGATACGACGACGTGACGGCGATCGCCTTGTACCGCAAGGGCGTGTCAATGAACGACCCCGGGCCATGTACTGCATGGGCAGCTGCTACGAAAACGGGCTGGGCGTCGAGACGAGCCTGA
- a CDS encoding peroxiredoxin-like family protein: MPCLAHLGEVAANRKRFLAAGAGILIVCQAKPAVLAMFLRNQSQPVPVVCDRDRVAYRAFGLEETTWLSFFRPSVLWGYVKLMARGGRLRRPYEGENVLQLGGDFVLDRDGRVVFAYRSRVATDRPIVAALLAALPTRR; the protein is encoded by the coding sequence ATCCCGTGCCTCGCCCACCTCGGGGAGGTGGCCGCCAACCGGAAGCGATTCCTGGCCGCAGGTGCCGGCATCCTCATCGTCTGCCAGGCAAAGCCGGCCGTACTCGCGATGTTCCTGCGCAACCAGTCCCAGCCGGTTCCGGTCGTCTGCGACCGCGACCGGGTGGCGTACCGGGCGTTCGGGCTGGAAGAAACGACCTGGCTCAGTTTCTTCCGTCCGTCGGTGCTGTGGGGGTACGTGAAGTTGATGGCCCGCGGCGGCCGTTTGCGGCGGCCTTACGAAGGGGAAAACGTCCTTCAACTCGGCGGCGACTTCGTCCTCGATCGGGACGGCCGGGTCGTGTTCGCGTACCGCAGCCGGGTCGCGACCGACCGGCCGATTGTCGCCGCGCTCCTGGCCGCACTGCCGACCCGTCGATGA